A part of Asterias rubens chromosome 14, eAstRub1.3, whole genome shotgun sequence genomic DNA contains:
- the LOC117299571 gene encoding G-protein coupled receptor GRL101-like — protein sequence VIFLFFCRVLIRRESHNDPVLVDADALSELISLERLYVDDYRLCCEFISSLRSFNINQCQTIELQPPLSLCGSLMQNNFLRVSMWILGLSALIGNAVVIIIRSMDTEDHAKSGNHSKKVIHSIMVLNLAISDFMMGVYMLIIAGADLYYGEKYSQVAKEWRSTGLCKVAGVLSVMSSEASVFIVTLISVDCFVSCVYPFTSRKLSRTSTNVLIILIWLASLGLSVGPTVWGSGLDSDIYGLSDVCIGLPLLTKPTDIEGAIGHVVGNQTILTPVATGEKPAWIFSIILFLGVNLACFVVVLVCYIAIFVKVKRTANKVRMAAHRDREIKMAVKMALIVGTDFACWMPIIVMGILSQTGAVDISPDIYAWTVVFILPINSSLNPYLYTLFTYITEQRSKSKNQAALPTNLKKLDTLSLNISHKTQGPSQVK from the exons gttatttttttgttcttttgtagaGTATTGATACGAAGGGAGTCCCATAATGATCCTGTCTTAGTGGATGCAGATGCCTTGAGTGAGCTGATCAGCCTTGAACGCTT GTACGTTGATGATTACAGACTGTGCTGTGAGTTTATTTCCAGCTTGCGTTCGTTCAATATCAACCAGTGCCAGACGATCGAGTTGCAGCCTCCCTTAAGTCTATGCGGCAGTCTCATGCAGAACAACTTCCTTCGTGTATCCATGTGGATTCTTGGACTGAGCGCCCTCATCGGCAATGCGGTAGTCATCATCATAAGATCAATGGATACCGAGGATCACGCCAAATCCGGCAACCATTCGAAGAAAGTTATTCATTCCATCATGGTTCTCAATTTGGCGATTTCAGACTTCATGATGGGCGTCTATATGCTGATAATCGCTGGTGCAGATCTTTATTATGGAGAGAAATACTCACAAGTGGCCAAGGAATGGCGGTCGACAGGACTGTGTAAAGTAGCTGGCGTCTTGTCGGTCATGTCGAGCGAAGCGTCGGTGTTTATCGTAACCTTAATAAGTGTCGACTGCTTTGTGAGCTGCGTGTACCCTTTTACCTCACGAAAGCTGAGCAGAACATCTACAAACGTTCTAATTATCTTGATTTGGCTGGCGTCTCTTGGTCTAAGTGTCGGACCCACGGTCTGGGGTAGTGGCTTGGACTCTGATATCTACGGGTTGTCCGATGTGTGCATAGGGCTACCACTCCTCACCAAACCAACTgacattgagggcgctattggtCATGTGGtcgggaaccagactattttgacTCCAGTCGCAACAGGGGAGAAACCAGCCTGGATTTTCTCGATCATCCTATTCCTCGGGGTGAACCTGGCTTGCTTCGTAGTGGTCTTGGTCTGCTACATCGCGATCTTCGTCAAAGTAAAGCGTACCGCGAACAAGGTCCGCATGGCCGCGCATCGGGATCGAGAAATCAAAATGGCCGTAAAAATGGCGCTGATAGTTGGTACGGACTTTGCGTGTTGGATGCCTATAATCGTTATGGGGATACTATCACAGACTGGGGCGGTAGATATTAGTCCAGACATCTACGCTTGGACTGTCGTCTTTATCCTCCCGATCAACTCGTCTCTAAACCCGTACCTCTACACGCTTTTTACGTATATAACGGAGCAACGGTCGAAGAGCAAGAATCAAGCAGCCTtgccaacaaatttgaaaaaattggACACTTTGAGCTTAAATATTTCACACAAGACACAAGGACCTTCTCAAGTTAAATAG
- the LOC117299717 gene encoding uncharacterized protein LOC117299717 → MTVKGSVVVEEKIRQNDYLGFACLSFFFCPLFGILSIWKSRKCKARLRKGDDIKAELSALNALKWGMTAVAVGASIYFIAIVFGIYYLVAFYFGDAEYPFIDFQ, encoded by the exons ATGACAG TAAAGGGCAGCGTAGTTGTGGAGGAGAAAATCCGGCAAAATGACTATCTCGGCTTTGCGTGcctttctttcttcttctgtCCTCTCTTTGGAATATTATCCATTTGGAAATCCAGAAAG TGCAAGGCTCGACTTCGTAAAGGAGACGATATCAAGGCAGAGCTCTCGGCTCTAAACGCCCTCAAGTGGGGGATGACGGCAGTTGCAGTCGGTGCTTCCATCTACTTCATTGCAATCGTCTTTGGTATCTACTACTTAGTAGCGTTTTACTTTGGGGATGCAGAGTATCCCTTCATTGACTTCCAGTGA
- the LOC117299716 gene encoding Y+L amino acid transporter 2-like isoform X3: MATSAAVISGGCSAISGGRKPHYNRYDNYMKSPLSKPRKTGKPKASTLEQHDKSHDKKGEIPETQVTPDIRLGKKIGPLIGIGIVIGTMMGSGIFITPSFVLASSGSIGTSLLVWTAAGLISIIGALCYVELGTMIVESGGDYAYIHTSFGPLPAFMYIWVTTMVGAPTMLAIMASAFSNYLLYPFFLGNFGCKPPAESLYLLSAVVLILVAFLNIYSVKWVTMAQGVCTTIVVLALLVIIITGAVKIGQGNTSSFMTGFQDLQGLQTSPGSVAIAFYGAWFAFGGWSILNFLIEELQDPTRDLPLIIIVSLPTVTVINLLVNIAYLAVLEPQEILASNAVAFTFSQKALGNASWIMPVAVSISMIGAINGGFLKGSRTCMVGARKGQFPSILGLIQVQRKTPTPALLFVHLR, encoded by the exons atGGCGACTAGCGCAGCGGTAATAAGTGGAGGTTGCTCGGCAATTTCAGGGGGCCGGAAACCTCATTACAACAGATATGACAACTATATGAAGTCACCTCTATCGAAGCCAAGAAAG ACCGGCAAACCAAAGGCCAGCACTTTAGAACAACATGACAAGTCACATGACAAGAAGGGGGAAATCCCGGAAACACAAGTCACTCCCGACATCAGACTCGGGAAGAAAATCGGTCCGCTAATTGGCATTGGGATCGTAATCGGAACCATGATGGGTAGCGGAATATTCATCACGCCATCATTTGTCTTGGCCAGCAGTGGTTCCATTGGGACCTCTCTCCTCGTCTGGACAGCAGCTGGTCTCATCTCAATCATCGGAGCTCTCTGTTACGTCGAACTCGGCACAATGATCGTTGAATCCGGCGGAGACTACGCCTACATTCATACATCGTTCGGTCCACTTCCAGCCTTCATGTATATTTGGGTGACAACGATGGTCGGAGCACCGACGATGCTCGCCATAATGGCCTCTGCATTCTCAAACTATTTGTTGTACCCCTTCTTCTTGGGGAACTTCGGCTGTAAGCCGCCTGCAGAATCCTTGTATCTACTATCGGCAGTTGTCCTGA TTCTGGTTGCGTTTTTAAACATCTACAGTGTGAAGTGGGTTACTAtggcccaaggagtctgtacaACCATTGTGGTTCTAGCACTACTGGTCATCATAATTACTGGAGCTGTCAAAATAGGACAGG GTAATACCTCTAGCTTTATGACTGGATTTCAAGACCTGCAAGGTCTCCAAACATCACCAGGATCAGTTGCTATTGCCTTCTATGGGGCGTGGTTTGCATTTGGTGGATG GAGCATACTGAATTTTCTAATTGAAGAACTTCAAGACCCAACAAG AGACCTGCCCCTCATCATCATCGTTTCGTTGCCGACGGTGACTGTTATTAATCTTCTTGTCAACATTGCCTACTTGGCTGTTCTGGAGCCTCAAGAGATCTTAGCATCAAATGCTGTAGCTTTT ACCTTTAGCCAGAAAGCATTGGGAAATGCATCTTGGATAATGCCAGTAGCTGTATCGATTTCAATGATCGGCGCCATCAACGGCGGATTCCTGAAAGGATCAAG GACATGTATGGTGGGGGCTCGTAAGGGACAGTTTCCAAGCATTTTAGGCTTAATTCAAGTACAGAGGAAAACACCCACGCCTGCACTTCTTTTTGTC